Genomic window (Streptosporangium brasiliense):
CGATCGCCCCGTTGATCGCCCGCGCGATCACCGAGGTCTTCAGTGACGGCTCGGTGACGAGCCTGTTCGAAGGCGACAGCTGACCGCGTCCCGACCCGCGAGGGTATGCCGGTGGCCGGACCGAGCGGCGACGCGCGGCGTCGCGGACAACACGAGGTAGGCCACCGGCCCTCAGCAGCCGGCCCGCGGCGCCCGGCCCGCGGCGCCCGGGCCGCGGCGCCCGCGACGCGCGGCGCCGCGGGCGCCAGGGCCGGAGCCCGGCGATATGCCGGTAGGCTGGTCAGGTTGAGTGCGTTCGTAACGCCTTCCGCTAGGGCGGGTGAGGGAGAACGCGCCTTTCCATCCGTCGAAGATCCCTAGGAGATCCGTCGTGTCCGAAGTAGTCATCAACGCCGAGTCGCGCACCGAGTTCGGCAAGGGCGCCGCCCGCAAGATCCGTCGCGAGCACAAGGTGCCCGTCGTCCTCTACGGACACGGCACGGACCCGCAGCACCTGTCCCTCCCGGGCCACGAGCTCCTGCTCGCCCTGCGCACGCCGAACGTGCTGATCCGCCTCCAGGGCGCGGTCACCGAGCTGGCGCTGCCCAAGGGCGTCCAGCGTGACCCGATCAAGGGCTTCCTCGAGCACGTCGACCTCCTCCTCGTCAAGCGCGGCGAGAAGGTCACCGTCGACATCCCCGTCACCGTGGTGGGCGAGGTGGCCGACGGCATCCTCGACCAGCAGCTCGTCTCCGTCTCGGTCGAGGCCGAGGCCACCCACATCCCGACGGGTGTCGAGGTCGACGTCGAGGGCCTGGAGGTCGGCGCCCAGATCACCGCCGGCGACCTGAAGCTCCCCCAGGGCGCCACCCTGGTCGCCGAGCCGGAGACGCTGGTCCTGCACGTCACCGCCGTCCCGACCGCCGAGCCGGAGGCCGAGGCCGAGGGTGAGGCCGCCGAGGCCGGCGAGGGCGCGGAGGGCGAGTCCGCCGAGGCCGCCGAGTAGTTTTCTCTGCTACACCTGTCAGGGCAGTCCGCGACCGGACTGCCCTGACGCGCATATGAAGGGATGCCGACCATGGACCGCTGGTTGGTGGTGGGCCTGGGGAATCCCGGGCCGGAGTATGCCGGGAACCGGCACAACGCGGGTTTCATGGTGCTCGACGAGCTCGCCGCGCGGGCCGGGGGGCGCTTCAAGGCGCACCGGTCGCGGGCCGAGGTGCTGGAGGGCCGCCTGGCGGGCGCCCCCGCGGTGCTGGCCAAGCCGCTGTCCTACATGAACCTGTCGGGCGGACCGGTCAAGGCCCTGGCCGACTTCTACAAGGTGGACCCGGCACGGGTGATCGCCGTCCACGACGAGCTGGACATCCCCTACGGCGCGCTCCGGGCCAAGCTGGGCGGCGGCGACAACGGCCACAACGGGCTGAAGTCGATCACCAAGTCCCTGGCGACCAAGGACTACCTGCGGGTCCGGTTCGGCATCGGCCGCCCGCCCGGCCGGATGGACGCCGCGGCCTACGTGCTGCGCGACTTCGCCACCGCCGAGCGCAAGGACCTGGCGTTCCTGGTGGACCGGGCCGCCGACGTGGTGGAGTCGCTGATCGGCTCAGGGCTCGAGGCGACCCAGAACACCTTCCACGCCGGTGATCTGAACGTCTCCGGCCCGCCCAGGTAGCCGGGGCGCGGCGCCGGCGTTCCCGTGCCGCGCCGGCCGTGCCGTGGCGGACCCGCCGGCGTGCCGTACGGGCCGCCCCGGTGTTCAGCGCTGTGCCGTACGGGCCGCTCCGACGTTCCGCGCCGTGCCGTACGGGCGGCTCAGGTGAGGGTCATCAGGTTCTGCAGCAGTTCGGCCTGCTCGACGGCGTCGTCGAGCGCGTTGTGGGTGTGCGGCCGGGAGGAGAGCAGGTGCTTGGGCATCTGCCGTTTGGTGGCCCATCCGACGGGCACGCCCGCCCTGGCGGCGTAGAACGTCTTGAGGTCGAGGCAGCGTGAGTGCCCGAACGGCGAGGCGCCGCCGAAGCGCATGAAGTACCAGTACATCCACATCCAGTCGTAGGAGAGTGGATAGGCCGCCATCACCGGCGTGCTGTTGCCGCACACCTCGCGGATCCACCCGGCGGCGCCCTTCATCGCCTCGGCCGGGTCGGCGCCCTCGCGGATCAGCGTCTCCCGGTCGAGCCCGCTGACGGCGAGCGCCTCGGGCACGTGGTCGTCGCTGATGGGCCTCAGCTCGGCGTAGAAGGTGTGGAGCTGCGGGTCGACGGGTTCGAAGACCTTTCCGGTCATCCGCCCGGCCACGGCCATGCCGAAACTGACCATCGAGTACGGCCCCGGGATCGGGCCATCAGCCTCAATGTCCACAGAGATATACGTTTCGGTCTTCAACCTCCTGGCCTTTCTTCCGCCCGCTAGCATTCGGTGACTGTCCGTTTGTCAATGGTTACGTAGGGGGAGCGCGTGCGCGACGTGACCGTCGTCCAGGCGGCGCCGAGATCCGTCCCGGTGTCCCGGCCGCGCATGCCGGGGTGGGTGCGCGGTTACCGGGCGCGGGCCGTCGCCGCAGACCTCTGCTCCGCCTCCCTCGCCGGTTTTCTCGCGCTGTTCGTCCGCTTCGGCGAGGTTACTCCCTACGTCATCCCCTACGTGATGTTGAGCGCCGCGCTCCCCGCCGCCTGGGTCTGCGCGGTCGCGCTGAACCGCGCCTACGAGCCCCGGCTGTTCGGCCTGGGGTCCGAGGAGTTCCAGCGGGTCTTCCAGTGCGGGTTCATGCTCACCGCGGCCCTCGCCATCGGCGCCTACGGGACCAAGACCGACGTGGCCCGCGGTTACGTGGTGCTCGCGATCCCGTTGACGACCTTCCTCACCCTCCTGGCCCGTTACGGCCTGCGCCGTCGCCTGCACCGCAGGCGGGCGCAGGGCGGCTGCATGCGGCGGGTCGTGACGGTGGGCCACCGGGCCGCGACCGCCGAGCTGATCCGCCGCTTCCGCCGGGAGCGCTATCACGGCATGGAGGTCGTGGGGGTCTGCATGCCGCGTGACGGCATGGGCGACGTGGAGGGGGTCCCCGTCCTGGGGGACCTGTCCGACGTCCCGCTCGTGGTCGGGCAGATCGCGGCCGACACCGTGGCCGTGCTGGCCTGTCCGGAGATGGACGGGGTGGCGCTGCGGCGGCTGGCCTGGCGGCTGGAGAAGACCGACACCGATCTGGTGGTGGCGCCGGCGCTCATGGAGGTGGCGGGGCCGCGGATCACGATCCGCCCGGCGGCGGGGCTACCGCTGCTGCACGTGGACCACCCCGAGATCGCCGGCCTGCGTCAGGTGGTCAAGAACCTCTTCGACCGGTTGGGGGCGGGGCTGCTGCTGGTGGCGCTGCTGCCGCTGCTGGCCGCCCTGGCGGTGGCCGTGCGGATGTCGAGTCCCGGCCCCGCGTTCTTCCGCCAGACACGGGTGGGCCGGGGCGGCACCGAGTTCACGATCTACAAGTTCCGGACGATGGGCGCCGACGCCGAGCGGCAGCGGATCGAGCTCACCGGGGACGGGCAGGGCGTGCTGTTCAAGATCCGGAAAGATCCGCGGGTGACCCCGCTGGGCGCCCGGCTGCGCCGTCACTCCCTGGACGAGCTGCCTCAGCTGATCAACGTGATGCTCGGTCACATGTCCCTGGTCGGGCCCCGGCCGCCGCTGCCGGACGAGGTCGCCCGCTACGGGGACGACGTCCGGCGCAGGCTCCTGGTCAAGCCGGGGATGACCGGCCTTTGGCAAGTGAGTGGACGATCTGACCTATCTTGGGAGGAATCGGTGCGGTTGGATTTGCGTTATGTGGAGAATTGGTCCCTCACGCTGGACCTGCAGATCCTGTGGAAGACTTGGTCGGCTGTCGCGCGAGGAGCTGGAGCATACTGATGACGATCCGCGACGATCACACTCTCGCCACGGACCTGGCGACCGAGGCCGGTGAGAGGTTGCTGGCCCTGAGGGAGAAAGAGGGGTTCGCCGACCCCACCGCGCTCCGCAAGGAGGGCGACGCCTCCGCGCACCTGTTCCTGATGGAGGCCCTCGCACGGTCGCGCCCGGGTGACAGTGTGCTGTCGGAGGAGGCGACCAGGGAGGAGCGTCTCGACCCCCGGCGGCTCAGGGCCGAGCGGGTCTGGATCGTCGACCCGCTCGACGGCACCCGCGAGTTCGCCGAGGAGGGCCGCGCCGACTGGGCGGTCCACGTGGCGCTCTGGGAGCGTGGGGAGCTGACCGCCGGGGCGGTGGCGCTCCCCGCCCAGGGCCGCACGCTGTCCACCCTCGAACCCCCCGTGCTGCCGGCGGCGCGGCCGCAGGCCAGGCCGCGGATCGCGGTCAGCCGGACCCGCCCGCCGGAGTTCGTCCAGAACCTGGCCACCCGGGCCGGCGCCGACCTGGTGCCGATCGGATCGGCGGGCGCGAAGATCTCCGCGGTGCTCACCGGAGAGGTCGAGGCCTACGTGCACGCCGGTGGTCAGTACGAATGGGATTCCGCCGCGCCGGTGGCGGTGGCCCTGGCCGCCGGGGCCCACGCCAGCCGTGTCGACGGCTCGCCGCTGACGTATAACCAAGGTGACCCGTCACTGCCGGATATCCTTGTTTCCCTACCGGGACTAGCGCCAACGCTGCTCGCTGGAATCCGGGATCTGCACCGATAAATCCCCGCTAGGAGAGTCTGATGCTCCAGTGCGACTACACCACGTCGCAGCTCGATGTCCTCGAGGCAGAGGCCATTCACATCATGCGCGAAGTGGCGGCCGAGTTCGAGCGTCCGTGTCTGCTCTTCTCCGGTGGTAAAGATTCCATCGTCATGCTCCGCATCGCGGAGAAGGCGTTCTGGCCCGCGCCGATCCCCTTCCCGCTGATGCACGTCGACACCGGGCACAACTTCCCCGAGGTCATCGAGTTCCGGGACCGCCGGGCCGCGGAGCTGGGGGCGCGCCTGGTCGTGGCCAGCGTGCAGGACTCCATCGACGCCGGCCGGGTGGCCGAGGAGACCGGCCGCCGGGCCTCCCGCAACCGGCTGCAGACCACCACCCTGCTCGACGCGATCGAGGACAACGAGTACGACGCGGTGTTCGGCGGCGCCCGCCGCGACGAGGAGAAGGCCCGCGCCAAGGAGCGGGTGTTCTCCTTCCGTGACGAGTTCGGCCAGTGGGACCCGAAGAGCCAGCGGCCGGAGCTGTGGAACCTCTACAACTCCAAGATCCGCAAGGGCGAGCACATCCGGGTGTTCCCGCTGTCCAACTGGACCGAGCTCGACATCTGGGACTACATCCGGCGCGAGGGCATCGAGATCCCGTCGATCTACTACGCGCACACGCGCAAGGTGTTCGAGCGAGACGGCATGCTGCTGGCCGACAGCGAGTTCATCACCCGCGACGAGGACGAGCCGCTCTTCGAGGCCGTGGTCCGCTACCGCACGGTCGGCGACGTGACCTGCACCGGCGCCGTCCAGTCCGCCGCCGCGACGGTCGAAGAGATCATCAACGAGATCGCCGCCACCAGGATCACCGAGCGCGGCGCCACCCGCGCCGACGACCGCGCCTCCGAGGCCTCCATGGAAGACCGCAAGAGGGAGGGCTACTTCTAGTGCGAGACCTCCTGCCGCGCCGCTCGGCCCGCACGGAAGGGCGGCCGCGTGAGATCCGAGGGCCACTTCCGACGCAGTCTTCCCGCGAAAGCCGTACGACCTCTGGAGAGCAGTTCTGATGGACATCCTTCGCTTTGCCACGGCGGGAAGCGTCGACGACGGAAAGTCGACCCTCATCGGGCGGCTGCTCTTCGACTCCAAGGCGATCTTCGAAGACCAGCTTGAGGCGGTCGAGCGCACCTCGCGCGACCGCGGCACCGAATACACCGACCTGTCGCTGCTCACCGACGGCCTGCGGGCCGAGCGGGAGCAGGGCATCACGATCGACGTGGCCTACCGCTACTTCGCCACTCCCAAGCGCAAGTTCATCATCGCCGACACCCCCGGGCACATCCAGTACACCCGCAACATGGTCACCGGCGCATCCACGGCCGACCTGGCGATCGTCCTGATCGACGCGCGCAAGGGCGTGCTGGAGCAGTCACGGCGGCACGCCTTCCTGACGACGCTGCTGCGGGTGCCGCACCTGGTGCTGGCCGTCAACAAGATGGACCTGGTCGACTACTCCCAGGAGCGGTTCGAGGAGATCCGCGAGGAGTTCACCTCGTTCGCCGCGAAGCTGAACGCGCCCGACCTGACGTTCATCCCGATCTCGGCGCTGCACGGCGACAACGTGGTCTCGCGTTCGGAGAACATGCCCTGGTACAACGGCTCCTCCCTGCTGCACCACCTGGAGCACGTGCACATCGCCTCCGACCGGAACCTGGTCGACGTGCGCTTCCCCGTCCAATACGTCATCCGGCCCCAGCGGGCCACCGACCCGGCCCTCCACGACTACCGGGGCTACGCGGGCCAGGTCGCCGGCGGCGTGCTGAAGCCGGGTGACGAGGTCATGCACCTGCCCTCGGGCCTGGTCACCCGGATCGCGTCGATCGACACCTTCGACGGGCCGGTGGAGGAGGCGTTCGCGCCGATGTCGGTGACCCTCCGGCTGGAGGACGACATCGACATCTCGCGCGGCGACATGATCTGCCGTCCGAACAACCAGCCGCACGTCGCCCAGGAGCTGGAGGCGATGATCTGCTGGATGACCGACGCCAGCAAGCTGGGCCCGCGCACCAAGCTGACCATCAAGCACACCACCCGCACGGCGCGGGCCCTGGTCCGCGATCTGCACTACCGGCTCGACGTCAACACCCTGCACCGCGACGAGTCGGCCCAGTCGCTCACCCTGAACGAGATCGGCCGGGTCTCGCTCCGCGTCACCCAGCCGCTGTTCGTCGACGACTACGCGCGAAACCGTCTTACCGGCGGCTTCATCCTCGTGGACGAGGCCACCAGCAACACCGTCGGCGCCGGGATGATCGTCGAAGCCAAGTAGGGCTCCCCGGCCACCCGCCGCGCACCCCACGCCGGCCCCCTCCACCGCCGTCACCACGGGCGGAGGAGGGGGCCGTCGCGCTGTCCGGAGAGGCGGGGAGGGAGCCGGAGACTCCGGACGGGACACAGCAGGGGGACGGTCTGCCCTGGGGGGTGGGGCGGGGCCGGTGGGCTGTGGACGGACGCGGTCTCGGCATGACGTCCCGCAGGTAGATCCTTTGTCTGTTCCCTAACCCATTGATTACTCTCCGCGCTATTGTCAGCACGTTCCGTATCCGCTGGGTAAGGATTCGTGCCTGTGTCTGACAGCCCGGCCCCCGCCAGGGTCGTTTTCGTGGGCGGCCTCGGCCGCAGCGGCACCACGCTGCTGGAGCGTCTCCTCGGCGAGGTGCCCGGCATCGCGCCGCTCGGGGAGGTCGTGCACCTCTGGGCCAGAGGCGTGCTGGCGGACGAGGCGTGCGGATGCCGCGAGCCGTTCGGCTCGTGCCCGTTCTGGCGCGAGGTCGGCGAGCGCGCGTTCGGCGGCTGGTCGGAGGCACTGGCCCACCGGGTGCTGGCGCTCCGCCACCGGGTGGACCGCACCCGCCGCATCCCCACGCTGGCCCAGCTCCTCACCGAGGAATGGCCGGGCGTGGCCGGACGGCCGTCCACGGGGCTGGGGGAGCCGGGCGGGGCCGGACGGCCGTTCCCAGGACTGGCCGAGCTGGGCGGGCACACCGGCGGATGGCCCTCCCCGGGGCTGGCCGAGCTGGGCGAATACGCCGCCGCCCACCGCCGCCTCTACGACGCGGCGGGCGAGGTCGCCGGCTGCCCGATCGTGATCGACTCCAGCAAGCACGCCTCCCTGGCCTTCTGCCTGGCCGCCACCGGAGTCGACGTGCACGTCGTGCACGTCGTGCGCGACCCCCGCGCGGTCGCGCACTCCTGGCACCGGCGGGTCGCCCGCCCCGAGGACGGCCACCCGATGACCCGCTGGTCGCCGGCCCGCACCTCGCTGCACTGGCTGGCCCAGAACCTCAGCCTCGAACTCCTGGGCCGCCGGGGTGTCTCCGTCACCCGGGTCCGCTACGAGGATCTCCTCGGCGCGCCGGTCGACACGCTCCGGCGGGTGGTCGCCAGGATCGGCCTCCGGCCCCGCCTCGACTTCCTCGCCGACGGCGAGGCCGAGCTCTCGGTGGCCCACACGGCCTCGGGCAACCCCATGCGCTTCACGGTCGGCCGGATCGGGCTGACCCCGGACGACGGCTGGCGCACCGCCGCCTCGGCCCGGCACCAACGCCTGGTCACCGCACTGACCTGGCCGCTCATGAACAAGTACGGCTATCGCGGGAGGCTCGCGTGAGTCCATCGGTGGGCGTGGTCATCCCCACGAGAGGGCACAGGCCCGAACAGCTGCGCTCGGCCACGCGTGCCGCGCTCGGCCAGGACCATCCCGGCGCCGTCGAGGTCGTCATCGTCGTCGACGGCGCAGACCCGGCGCTGGTGACCGACCAGGTGGCCGGCCTGCTGGCCCGCCGCGCTCCGGGGGCCCGGCGGGAGCAGACGGCCCCGCGGGGCGTCCGGGTGGCGGCCAACCGGCTCAGCCCCGGCCTGCCGGGGGCGCGCAACACGGGCATCGCGGCGCTCGGCACCGACCTGGTGTCCTTCTGCGACGACGACGACGAGTGGCTGCCCGGCAAGGTCGGCGCCCAGGTCGCCGCGCTGGAGGCCGAGCCGGGCGCGGAGTTCTCCAGCTGCGCCATCGAGGTCGAGTACGGCTCGCGCCGCGTCCCCCGCCTCGCCGGGACCGGCCTGGTCACCCGCGCCTACCTGGTGCGCTCGCGCATGGTGATGGTGCACTCCTCGACGTTCCTGTTCCGGCGCGGCACGCTCTGGGCCGACGAGAGCGCGCCCGGCGGCCAGAACGAGGACTGGGACCTGGCGCTGCGCGCCGCCGCGCGCCACCCGATCGCGCATGTCGACCGTCCTCTGGTACGCGTCCGCTGGGGTGGCTCCCTGTACGCCACCCGTTGGGCCGACCGGATCGCCGGGCTGGAGTGGATGCTCGCCCGGCACCCTGATCTGGCCGTGGATCCGCGCGGCGCGGCGCGGGTCTACGGTCAGCTCGCCTTCCACCACGCCGCCCTCGGCCGGCGGCGGGAGGCGGGCCGCTGGGCCTGGCGGGCCTTCGCCGCGCGGCGCGGCGAACTCCGCGCGCCGATCGCGCTCGCCGTGGCGGCGGGCCTGGTCTCGGCGCAGACCGTGCTCAGCACGTTGCACCACCGCGGGCACGGCATCTGATGGCGTTCAGGACCGTCCATGAGACGTTGAGCGTCCCGCGCCAGCGGTCGCGGCCGGACAGGGCCACCCGCAGGCGGTTGCGCCGCAGGGTGCAGGTGGCGGGGCTGGCGATCGACCCGATGACCGAGGGCGAGGTCGTCGACCACGTGGTCGCCGCGTTGAAACGCGGCGAGGGCGGCCACCTCGTCACTCCGAACGTGGACATCACCTGGGCCGCCGCCCGTGATCCCGAGGCGCGCGGGATCATCGAGGGGGCCGATCTCGTGGTGGCCGACGGCATGCCGCTGGTGTGGGCGGCGAGGCTGCTCGGCACGCCCGTCCCCGCCCGGGTCACCGGCGCCGACCTGATCTGGTCCCTGGCCGAGGCCGCCACCTTCTACCGCTACCCGATCTACCTGCTGGGCGGCCCGCCGGGAGTGGCCAGGCAGGCGGCCGAACGGCTGACTGCCCGCCATCCAGGACTGCTCGTCGCCGGGACCGACACCCCACCGTACGGGTTCGAGGCCAGCGACGAGGGTTACGCGGAGGTCCGGGACGCCGTGGTGGCCGCCGGGCCCCGGCTGGTCTTCGTCGGACTGGGCTTCCCCAAGCAGGACCGGCTCATCGCGGCGCTCCGCAAGGACCTGCCCGGCACCTGGTTCGTCGGGTGCGGTTCGGCCATCGCCTTCGCGGCCGGCGCGGTCCGCCGGGCGCCCCGGTGGATGCAGGGAGCCGGGCTGGAGTGGCTCTTCCGGCTGCTCAACGAGCCCGGCCGGCTGGCCCGCCGGTATCTGCTCCATGATCTGCCGTTCGCGCTCTGGCTGCTCACCGCCTGCCTGCTGCGCCGCCTGTTCTCCTGAGCTCCCGAGGCCGGCCTGTTCTCCCGAGGCCGGCCCGCTCCCGGAGACAGCCCGTTCCCCGGGCGCCGCCCGTGTCGGCCGTGATCATGGGCGCCGGCGGCCGGACACGCCGGACAGCGCCCCTGAGCGGCTGCGGCGACCGTGGGTCAGCGGGCGGCCAGCTCCGTGACCCGGTGGATCTCCTCCGGGGTCAGCCGTCCGGCTGCGGTGGCCAGGGCCTGGCGGGAGTCCATCGGCCGGTAGGCGGTGCGGGACAGGCCGCTCCAGGCGAAGCCGCCGGTGCCGGTGGCAGCCGAGGTGCAGGCGCGGGAGATGCGCTCCCCGGCGCGGTCGGACCAGCTCAGGCCCGACCACTCATACAGCCGGCGGAAGCCCCGCTGCGGGTCGGCGGCCAGATCCTCGTAGCGGGCCAGCAGGATCCCCGGATGGCGCGCGGCCAGGTCGGCGGCGACGGTCCGGGCCGCGCGCCACAGGGCGACGGCCTTGACGACCCGATCCTGGCAGCCGACCAGCGGGCGCAGCTCCTCCAGGTGCGGGTGGTCGCGGACCAGCAGCGGCTGTTCGAGCAGCTCGTGGAAGTAGACCGTCCAGCCGAGCCGCTGCCAGCTCCCGACGAACGACACCGGGTCGCGGACCAGGATCACCACCCGGCAGCCGAGCCGCTCGGCGAACCAGCCGGCCGAGAACAGCGCGAACGGGTCGTCCAGCAGCGCCCGGCGCCCGGCCAGCCGACCGAGTGTGAACGCCGTGCCGTAGCGGACCATCCTCGCCAGGTCGTACGGCGAGCGGTTGCGGCGCAGCTCGGCCAGGAACCTGTAGCGCAGCGCGACGGTGTCGGAGAAGGCGGGCAGCCAGCGGCCGTCGTTGTCCGGGCAGATGTACTGGAAACGGTGGGTGACCCGGGCGTTGAGCACCCCGGGACTCTGCCCGGGCGGATGCTGGGGGTTCAGCGGCTCGTTGACGTAGACCAGCTCGCCGCCGGCCGCGAGCATCTTGCCCGTCCAGCTCGTCCCGCTCCGGGGCAGCCCGGTCACCAGCACCGGCGTCATCGCGCCCGCCATGTTCTCAGGGCGGCCCGGCTGTGGACACCGAAGGGGCGCAGGCCGTACCGGCGGTGGATCAGCCACAGCGGCAGCAGGTTCTTGACCAGCATGCCCCCGGCCCAGCCGAGGGCGGCTCCGGACGCCCCGCAGGCGGGGATCAGCAGCGCGTCCAGCGTCAGGGTCACCGCGATGGCGGCGGCGAGGACGGCCAGGCTCGGACCGGTGTGTCCGGCGGCGGTCAGCACCACGTCGACCATGCCGCAGGCGGTGGCGAGCATCATCGTCGCGGCCAGCACGAGCGCCACCGGGACGCCGGAGGCGTAGCCGTCGCCGAACAGGCCGAGCAGCCACGGCGCGAGCGCGGCGTAGCACAGCCAGAGCGGCCAGGTCAGCAGGGTGAGCCACATGGTGGTCGACTGGTAGAGCTCACGGGCGCGCGCCAGGTCGCCCTCGGCCAGCGCGCGCACCAGCCTCGGCTGCACGGCCTGGGTCAGCCCCTGGTTGACGAGCTGGCCCACGACCTTGAACCGGGTGGCGGCGGTGTAGACGGCGGCCTCGGCCGGTCCGGCGAGCACGGCCACGATCACGATGTCGAGCCGCTGGAACACCGCCTGGATCGCGGCGGCCATCGACCGGGGCCAGGTGTAGCGCCACAGGTCGTGCGCGGTCCCCGGCAGGTAGGGGCCGCGCGGCAGCCGCCGGCGCAGCCAGAGCGCCGACAGCAGCAGGACCGGCAGGGAGGGCAGGGCCCAGGCCGCCGCGAGCAGCGGCACCGACTCCGCGCCCGCCAGCACCACGGCCGAGACCAGCAGGAGCTGGCCCACCGGCTGGAGCACGCCGTCCAGCAGCACGGTCGGCCGCATCGCGCCGAACCCGCGGGAGGCGGCCACCACGACGTCGGCGCACACCAGCACCGGCAGCGCCGCGGCCAGCACCAGGACCGTGGGGTCGGGGGAGACGGACAGCGCCGTCGCCCCGGCGGCCAGCGAGAGCGCCCCGACCGGGACGAGCGCCGCGCGGACGTAGCCGGAGGTGCAGCGGTAGCCGAACGGCCGGGACCGGGCGATGAAGTAGATCAGCCCGCTGCCGGCGTCCAGCCGCAGGATCCCGGCGGCCATCAGGCACAGCGCGGTCGCCGCGAAGAAGGCGCCCGCGACCTCCTGACCGGCTCCCCGGACGACCAGCACGACCACCCCGAACTGCGCGGCGGCGCCGATCCCGGCCCCGGCCACCCCGGCCAGCCCGCCCCGTGCCAGGCCGCTCAGGCGGGGCGGGGTCAGCGTCACCATGTCGGCTCCTCCTCGTCCGGCGTGAGCGGCCGGGCCGAGGCCGGTGCTCCCCTGTCGGCTCCGCGCCGGCCGGCGGCGGGCCGGGGCGGGGTCAGCGTCGCCATGTCGGCTCCGCGCCGAGCCACGGGGTCAGCAGGGCGTCGGACTCCTCGAAGTGGTCGGCCAGCTCGCGGCGGAGCGAGTCGGGCATCGGCGCGGGCCGGGGCCGGGCGTTGTGCCGCTCGAACACCGGGTCGCCGATGTGCGGCAGTCCGAGGAACTCCAGCACCCGGTCGTAGACGACCTCCGGCCCGGCGAAGAAGCGCCCGCTGTCCAGGACGAGCAGCCGGTCCCGGCCGATCAGCGGCTCCAGCGGGGCGAGCTGCTCGGCGTAGCGACCCCTGGCCAGGTAGGCGTGGTGGCGGTGGGCGTGGTTCACCGAGTGCGGGGCGGCGCGCAGCCCCTCCACCGCCCCGGCCAGCCGGCTCTCCTCCAGCTCCACGGCCCTGGCGAAGGAGGTCTCGGTCTCGAAGCCCCGGGCCACCTCGTGGGCGTGGGCGGAGAAGGCGCGCTCCACCGGATCGCGGACCAGCACGATCACCTTCACGCCCGGCAGGTCCCAGGCGATCCGGGGGCAGGCGAGCGGATGGAACAGGTAGTAGGGCGAGGACTCGAAGGCCAGCGGGCGGCAGCCGTACCGGCGGGCCAGCCGGGAGGCCGTGGCCCGCAGCGGGAAGTGCGCGCGATACCACGACAGGCCCCGGTCGTAGGCCACGTCGAAGTAGTGGACGCCCTTGTGGAAGACGGGCTTGAGGATCAGCGGGTGCTGGGCCAGCGCCCGGTAGAGCGAGGTGGTGCCGGAGCGTTGCGCCCCGGCGATCAGGAAGGAGGGCAGCATCCGGCTCCCGGAGGTGAGGCGCCCGGCGGTCCGCGACACGGCGTGGACGGAACGCTTCAGCCTGGGCTTCACGTCAGGGCCTCCTGGAAGTCGACGACGGGGTTGAGCCAGT
Coding sequences:
- a CDS encoding 50S ribosomal protein L25/general stress protein Ctc, coding for MSEVVINAESRTEFGKGAARKIRREHKVPVVLYGHGTDPQHLSLPGHELLLALRTPNVLIRLQGAVTELALPKGVQRDPIKGFLEHVDLLLVKRGEKVTVDIPVTVVGEVADGILDQQLVSVSVEAEATHIPTGVEVDVEGLEVGAQITAGDLKLPQGATLVAEPETLVLHVTAVPTAEPEAEAEGEAAEAGEGAEGESAEAAE
- the pth gene encoding aminoacyl-tRNA hydrolase; amino-acid sequence: MPTMDRWLVVGLGNPGPEYAGNRHNAGFMVLDELAARAGGRFKAHRSRAEVLEGRLAGAPAVLAKPLSYMNLSGGPVKALADFYKVDPARVIAVHDELDIPYGALRAKLGGGDNGHNGLKSITKSLATKDYLRVRFGIGRPPGRMDAAAYVLRDFATAERKDLAFLVDRAADVVESLIGSGLEATQNTFHAGDLNVSGPPR
- a CDS encoding exonuclease gives rise to the protein MDIEADGPIPGPYSMVSFGMAVAGRMTGKVFEPVDPQLHTFYAELRPISDDHVPEALAVSGLDRETLIREGADPAEAMKGAAGWIREVCGNSTPVMAAYPLSYDWMWMYWYFMRFGGASPFGHSRCLDLKTFYAARAGVPVGWATKRQMPKHLLSSRPHTHNALDDAVEQAELLQNLMTLT
- a CDS encoding sugar transferase, which encodes MPGWVRGYRARAVAADLCSASLAGFLALFVRFGEVTPYVIPYVMLSAALPAAWVCAVALNRAYEPRLFGLGSEEFQRVFQCGFMLTAALAIGAYGTKTDVARGYVVLAIPLTTFLTLLARYGLRRRLHRRRAQGGCMRRVVTVGHRAATAELIRRFRRERYHGMEVVGVCMPRDGMGDVEGVPVLGDLSDVPLVVGQIAADTVAVLACPEMDGVALRRLAWRLEKTDTDLVVAPALMEVAGPRITIRPAAGLPLLHVDHPEIAGLRQVVKNLFDRLGAGLLLVALLPLLAALAVAVRMSSPGPAFFRQTRVGRGGTEFTIYKFRTMGADAERQRIELTGDGQGVLFKIRKDPRVTPLGARLRRHSLDELPQLINVMLGHMSLVGPRPPLPDEVARYGDDVRRRLLVKPGMTGLWQVSGRSDLSWEESVRLDLRYVENWSLTLDLQILWKTWSAVARGAGAY
- a CDS encoding 3'(2'),5'-bisphosphate nucleotidase CysQ, which codes for MTIRDDHTLATDLATEAGERLLALREKEGFADPTALRKEGDASAHLFLMEALARSRPGDSVLSEEATREERLDPRRLRAERVWIVDPLDGTREFAEEGRADWAVHVALWERGELTAGAVALPAQGRTLSTLEPPVLPAARPQARPRIAVSRTRPPEFVQNLATRAGADLVPIGSAGAKISAVLTGEVEAYVHAGGQYEWDSAAPVAVALAAGAHASRVDGSPLTYNQGDPSLPDILVSLPGLAPTLLAGIRDLHR
- the cysD gene encoding sulfate adenylyltransferase subunit CysD — its product is MLQCDYTTSQLDVLEAEAIHIMREVAAEFERPCLLFSGGKDSIVMLRIAEKAFWPAPIPFPLMHVDTGHNFPEVIEFRDRRAAELGARLVVASVQDSIDAGRVAEETGRRASRNRLQTTTLLDAIEDNEYDAVFGGARRDEEKARAKERVFSFRDEFGQWDPKSQRPELWNLYNSKIRKGEHIRVFPLSNWTELDIWDYIRREGIEIPSIYYAHTRKVFERDGMLLADSEFITRDEDEPLFEAVVRYRTVGDVTCTGAVQSAAATVEEIINEIAATRITERGATRADDRASEASMEDRKREGYF
- the cysN gene encoding sulfate adenylyltransferase subunit CysN is translated as MDILRFATAGSVDDGKSTLIGRLLFDSKAIFEDQLEAVERTSRDRGTEYTDLSLLTDGLRAEREQGITIDVAYRYFATPKRKFIIADTPGHIQYTRNMVTGASTADLAIVLIDARKGVLEQSRRHAFLTTLLRVPHLVLAVNKMDLVDYSQERFEEIREEFTSFAAKLNAPDLTFIPISALHGDNVVSRSENMPWYNGSSLLHHLEHVHIASDRNLVDVRFPVQYVIRPQRATDPALHDYRGYAGQVAGGVLKPGDEVMHLPSGLVTRIASIDTFDGPVEEAFAPMSVTLRLEDDIDISRGDMICRPNNQPHVAQELEAMICWMTDASKLGPRTKLTIKHTTRTARALVRDLHYRLDVNTLHRDESAQSLTLNEIGRVSLRVTQPLFVDDYARNRLTGGFILVDEATSNTVGAGMIVEAK